The segment GGCAGAAGTCGCAGGCCCAGACGGCGGAGGCCTCGGTGGTGAGCAGCCCGTAGGCGTTCTCCGTCATCCCCGTGCACTCCCGGTGGAACCACTTCTGGCAGGAGGCCTCGCACAAAATGGCGTCCTGGTCGTCGTTCACCTCGTTGCGACAAGCCCCGCAGGGGTAAACCAGCCCCGGGGGCGGTTGGTGACCCGAACCGCCGGCCGCCTTGCcgggggggggaggcgggaggctgTTGGTTTCcggggtgccggtgccgcggccgGCGCTGTTGGGGGCAAAACCGGGCTGCGCCCCGTTGACGGCGGCGGGGGAGCCCGAGTGCTGCTCCTGGGCGAAGGTACTGGGCGGGGGGTTGAGGTTCTTGCCCCCCTCCTCGCCGCCGGCGGGGAAGCTGGGGTCAgccccggggaaggggctggcggtggggggcagagggggcatGTTCTGCCCCGGGCGCTGCATGGGCGACTGTCCAAAGAGGTTGCCGGGTTGGCTGAAGCGCTGAGCCACTGCTGGTCCCCCGGGGGGGTTGAGAGCCGGCCCGGGGCCCATGTccccccgggggggctgccccaTGGTGGGGGAGATCATGGGCCCAAAGCCCCCGACGGGCCCCTGCATGAGCTGCCCCGTGGGGGGGCTGAAGTTCTGTCCGAGGGGCTGGCTGAAGGGCTGCCCGGGGAAACTCATGCCCCCGGGCTGGACGTAGTTGGGGTTCTGGGGGGGCATGCTGAAGGCCGGGCCCATCTGCCCGGGGGCGAAGGGGGGGGGCTGCCTCCGCAGGGGCTGCGGGCCCCCACCATAACCGGGGGGCACCTGCGGCGACATCCCCCCCTGGACGCGGAAGCCGCCGAAGGGCACGGGGCTGCCCAGAAAGGGGGCGGGGGCCGCCCCCACCTTGGGGGCCCCGAAATCATCCTCGAAGGGGTTGGAGGCCACCAGGTGATCCACCATGGGGGTGGGCGGCGGCGCGAACTCCGAGAGGTGCGAGTAGGCGGGGCCCTGCGGGGAGAGAGCGGCGGTCAGGGCTGCGGCGCGccc is part of the Strix aluco isolate bStrAlu1 chromosome 30, bStrAlu1.hap1, whole genome shotgun sequence genome and harbors:
- the PYGO2 gene encoding pygopus homolog 2; the encoded protein is MVRPASPPTPRALHLVHPGLAPRPALRDWLRPEMGSAPRPAIGSAPRPAIGPARVLLPVPVGAAARRAEERRRGHGAAPAVRAMAAPHAEKLEGGVPAPPPPPGPPHPAGSAAAGGPGRKQGKAGLQMKSPEKKRRKSNTQGPAYSHLSEFAPPPTPMVDHLVASNPFEDDFGAPKVGAAPAPFLGSPVPFGGFRVQGGMSPQVPPGYGGGPQPLRRQPPPFAPGQMGPAFSMPPQNPNYVQPGGMSFPGQPFSQPLGQNFSPPTGQLMQGPVGGFGPMISPTMGQPPRGDMGPGPALNPPGGPAVAQRFSQPGNLFGQSPMQRPGQNMPPLPPTASPFPGADPSFPAGGEEGGKNLNPPPSTFAQEQHSGSPAAVNGAQPGFAPNSAGRGTGTPETNSLPPPPPGKAAGGSGHQPPPGLVYPCGACRNEVNDDQDAILCEASCQKWFHRECTGMTENAYGLLTTEASAVWACDFCLKTKEIQSVYVREGMGQLVAANDG